The proteins below come from a single Fusobacterium nucleatum genomic window:
- a CDS encoding carbon starvation CstA family protein, translated as MYSFIGSIIALVLGYFIYGKFVEGVFGIDTSRETPAKKLADGVDYMEMSWPKAFLIQFLNIAGTGPIFGAVAGALWGPAAFIWIVFGCIFAGSVHDFLIGMMSLRKDGASVSEIVGENLGITAKQIMRVFSVILLLLVGVVFVMSPAQILTNITGVNYTIWLAVIIIYYLCATVLPIDTIIGKIYPIFGLSLLVMAFGIGGGLIINNANIPEIAFVNMNPAGRSVFPYLCITIACGAISGFHATQSPMMARCLKTEKAGRRVFYGAMISEGIIALIWAAAAMSFFGGIPQLAEAGPAAVVVNKISVGILGKAGGVLALLGVVACPITSGDTAFRSARLTIADSLNYKQGPVVNRFVVAIPLFVLGIILCFTPFDVIWRYFGWANQTLATIALWAAVKYLANRGKNYWIALVPAMFMTVVVTSYILAAPEGFVRFFGDKDIKVIEHIAIAIGCVVSLGCTAAFFMTNKKTNLITE; from the coding sequence ATGTATAGTTTTATAGGTTCAATTATAGCATTGGTACTTGGATATTTTATCTATGGAAAATTTGTTGAAGGTGTTTTTGGGATAGATACTTCTAGAGAAACACCTGCAAAAAAATTAGCAGATGGTGTTGACTATATGGAAATGAGTTGGCCAAAAGCATTTCTTATTCAATTTCTTAATATAGCTGGAACAGGTCCTATATTTGGGGCAGTTGCTGGAGCATTATGGGGTCCAGCTGCATTTATTTGGATAGTATTTGGTTGTATCTTTGCAGGTTCAGTTCATGATTTTCTAATAGGAATGATGTCTTTAAGAAAAGATGGAGCATCTGTTTCTGAAATAGTAGGAGAAAATTTAGGTATAACTGCAAAACAAATAATGAGAGTTTTCTCTGTTATACTTCTATTATTAGTTGGTGTTGTATTTGTAATGAGTCCAGCTCAAATTTTAACCAATATAACAGGGGTTAATTATACTATTTGGTTAGCAGTTATTATAATTTATTATCTTTGTGCAACTGTATTACCAATTGATACAATTATTGGTAAAATTTATCCAATATTTGGTTTATCTCTTTTAGTAATGGCATTTGGCATAGGTGGAGGCTTAATAATAAATAATGCTAATATTCCTGAAATAGCTTTTGTAAATATGAATCCAGCAGGAAGATCAGTTTTTCCTTATCTATGTATAACAATAGCTTGTGGAGCAATCAGTGGTTTCCATGCTACTCAATCTCCTATGATGGCTAGATGTTTAAAAACAGAAAAAGCAGGAAGAAGAGTTTTCTATGGTGCAATGATATCAGAAGGAATTATAGCTCTTATTTGGGCTGCTGCTGCAATGTCATTCTTTGGTGGAATACCTCAACTTGCTGAAGCAGGTCCTGCAGCTGTTGTTGTTAATAAAATATCTGTTGGAATATTAGGAAAAGCTGGAGGTGTTTTAGCATTATTAGGTGTTGTTGCTTGTCCTATAACTTCTGGAGATACTGCATTTAGAAGTGCAAGACTTACTATTGCTGACTCTCTAAACTATAAACAAGGACCTGTTGTAAATAGATTTGTTGTTGCAATTCCTTTATTTGTTCTTGGAATTATATTATGTTTCACACCATTTGATGTTATTTGGAGATACTTTGGTTGGGCAAACCAAACTCTTGCTACAATAGCTCTATGGGCAGCAGTTAAATATTTAGCAAACAGAGGAAAAAATTATTGGATAGCTTTAGTTCCTGCAATGTTTATGACAGTTGTTGTAACTTCTTATATACTTGCAGCCCCAGAAGGATTTGTAAGATTCTTTGGAGATAAAGATATAAAAGTAATAGAACATATTGCAATAGCAATAGGTTGTGTTGTATCTTTAGGATGTACAGCTGCATTCTTTATGACAAATAAAAAAACTAATTTAATTACTGAATAA
- a CDS encoding sensor histidine kinase, translating into MNIQFISHLISNIGCSAIIAFFFIRIDKANIIIKSNAKTKKDIIALSFFFSLLSISGTYIGLNFNGAILNTRNVGVIAGGILGGPYVAIITGLVAGIHRAFVNLGRETAIPCAIATITGGFLTAYVHRFIKSKDKIFFGFFLACVVENLSMGLILIILKDKILAQNIVANFYVPMVFMNSIGASVLILLVEDIIQKSELIAGRQAKLALEIANKTLPHFRETENLNEVCKIIAEDLGAKATVITNKKEIIAGFSFDKDKIKKADIKSNNTKKVLKTGEAMLVIKEDDEIIEDFLDISPHIKSCIILPLKEKNDISGTLKIFFDTAEKITDKNRYLMIGLSHLISTQMEISKVENLMSLLKYSELKALQSQINPHFLFNVLNTMASLIRTNPEKAREVTIDLSSYLRYNLDNNVKSVELIKELNQIDTYIKIEKVRFGNKLNILYDVDESLYNFQIPSLIIQPLVENSIKHGILKKRDNGCVKIIIKKIGKDIEVIIEDDGVGIEQTVIDNLDKQIKENIGLKNVHQRLKLLYGEGLNIKKLEQGTRIKFKILGGVKYD; encoded by the coding sequence ATGAATATACAATTTATTTCACATTTAATCAGCAATATTGGTTGTTCTGCTATAATTGCATTTTTCTTTATCAGAATTGATAAAGCGAATATTATTATTAAAAGCAATGCTAAAACTAAAAAAGACATAATAGCTCTATCTTTTTTCTTCTCATTACTTTCTATAAGTGGAACTTATATAGGATTAAATTTTAATGGTGCAATATTAAATACTAGAAATGTTGGTGTTATAGCAGGAGGTATTTTAGGTGGTCCTTATGTTGCAATAATTACAGGACTTGTAGCAGGAATACATAGAGCCTTTGTTAATCTTGGAAGAGAAACTGCTATACCTTGTGCCATTGCAACAATAACAGGTGGATTTTTAACTGCCTATGTACATCGTTTTATTAAAAGTAAGGATAAAATATTTTTTGGCTTTTTTTTAGCTTGTGTAGTTGAAAATCTTAGTATGGGCTTAATTTTAATTATACTTAAAGATAAAATTTTAGCTCAGAATATAGTTGCAAATTTTTATGTTCCTATGGTCTTTATGAATTCTATTGGAGCTAGTGTGCTTATCTTACTTGTTGAAGATATTATCCAAAAAAGTGAACTTATAGCAGGTAGGCAAGCTAAACTTGCTTTGGAAATAGCAAATAAAACTTTACCTCATTTTAGAGAAACTGAAAATCTTAATGAAGTATGTAAAATAATTGCTGAAGATTTAGGAGCAAAAGCAACTGTAATTACTAACAAAAAGGAAATTATTGCAGGTTTTTCTTTTGATAAAGATAAAATAAAAAAAGCAGATATAAAAAGTAACAATACTAAAAAAGTTTTAAAAACTGGTGAAGCGATGTTAGTTATAAAAGAAGATGATGAAATTATAGAAGATTTTTTAGATATTTCACCACATATAAAATCTTGTATTATTTTACCTTTAAAAGAAAAAAATGATATAAGTGGAACTTTAAAAATTTTCTTTGACACTGCTGAAAAAATTACAGATAAAAATAGATATTTGATGATAGGTTTATCACATCTTATATCAACTCAAATGGAAATTAGTAAGGTTGAAAATTTAATGTCTTTGCTTAAATATTCTGAATTAAAAGCCTTACAATCTCAAATAAATCCACACTTTTTATTCAATGTATTGAATACTATGGCTTCTCTTATCAGAACAAATCCTGAAAAAGCTAGGGAGGTAACAATAGATTTATCCAGTTATTTAAGATATAATTTAGATAACAATGTAAAAAGTGTAGAACTAATAAAAGAATTAAACCAAATTGATACTTACATTAAAATTGAAAAGGTAAGGTTTGGAAATAAATTAAATATACTTTATGATGTTGATGAAAGTCTATATAATTTTCAAATTCCTAGTTTGATTATTCAACCACTTGTTGAAAATAGTATAAAGCATGGAATTTTGAAAAAAAGAGATAATGGTTGTGTCAAAATAATTATAAAGAAAATTGGTAAAGATATAGAAGTTATTATTGAAGATGATGGAGTAGGAATAGAACAAACTGTAATTGATAATTTAGATAAACAGATAAAGGAAAATATAGGACTTAAAAATGTACATCAAAGATTAAAACTTCTCTATGGAGAAGGGCTTAATATAAAAAAATTAGAGCAGGGAACGAGAATAAAATTTAAAATACTTGGAGGTGTTAAATATGATTAA